A stretch of the Nosocomiicoccus ampullae genome encodes the following:
- the lexA gene encoding transcriptional repressor LexA, which yields MEQLTTRQKEVLKYIKECVNEKGYPPSVREIGNAIGLQSSSTVHGHLSKLEEKGYIKRDRTKPRAIEVVSQELEQKVEVIHAPVLGKVTAGLPITAVENVEEYFPLPEHLTAGHNSEVFLLSVVGDSMIEAGIHDGDKVIVRKQNIAHNGEIIVAMNDDNEATVKRFYKEKGYYRLQPENSTMAPIILDSVTVLGKVIGLYREL from the coding sequence ATGGAACAACTAACTACGCGTCAAAAAGAAGTACTGAAATATATAAAAGAATGTGTCAATGAAAAAGGTTATCCGCCAAGTGTTCGTGAAATTGGAAATGCGATTGGTCTTCAGTCAAGTTCAACAGTTCACGGTCACTTAAGTAAACTAGAAGAAAAAGGTTATATTAAAAGAGATCGTACAAAACCAAGAGCAATTGAAGTTGTCAGTCAAGAACTTGAACAAAAAGTTGAGGTCATTCACGCACCAGTTCTCGGTAAAGTAACGGCAGGCTTACCAATCACAGCCGTTGAAAACGTTGAAGAGTATTTTCCATTACCAGAGCATTTAACTGCTGGTCATAATAGTGAGGTATTCCTATTATCAGTTGTTGGTGATAGTATGATTGAAGCGGGAATTCACGACGGAGATAAAGTAATCGTTAGAAAGCAAAATATCGCGCATAACGGTGAAATCATCGTCGCAATGAACGATGACAACGAAGCAACAGTGAAACGTTTTTACAAGGAAAAAGGTTATTATAGACTTCAACCTGAAAATAGTACAATGGCACCGATTATTCTAGACTCAGTGACTGTCTTAGGAAAAGTGATTGGTCTTTATCGTGAACTTTAA
- a CDS encoding DUF896 domain-containing protein: MMLDDKKLTRLNELAKLKREEKITKDELDELNSLRGEYLKNFRKSFKSQLENSKVIDPEGNDVTPQKVKDIQNSKKNKK, from the coding sequence ATCATGTTAGATGATAAAAAACTAACTAGACTGAATGAATTGGCGAAGTTAAAACGTGAAGAAAAGATTACAAAAGATGAGTTAGATGAGTTAAACTCACTTCGCGGTGAGTATTTAAAAAACTTTAGAAAAAGTTTTAAATCACAACTCGAAAATTCTAAAGTAATTGACCCTGAAGGTAATGACGTAACGCCACAAAAAGTTAAAGATATTCAAAATAGTAAGAAAAACAAGAAATAG